A single genomic interval of Novosphingobium ginsenosidimutans harbors:
- a CDS encoding thiamine pyrophosphate-dependent dehydrogenase E1 component subunit alpha, translated as MSTIDRAKLLDIYTRTMKVNRTDEKFRSLLMQGKVAVMYYCVRGQELVSAAAMAALTDDDYVVCTYRGQGEQTAKGIPPELWWAECLGKVTGTCKGKGGTMHITYPEKGIMVTTGVVGSGLPIATGLAMASQNNGDGKVTLVSFGDGAANIGGFHEAMNMAQLYKLPVVFLCQNNRYGEHTAFADHTSSESISARAAGYGMRGVLVDGNDVNAVYPAVQEAVDRARAGEGPTLVEAMCYRMMGHFFGADFSYMPKEHLAEMQREDPLPKLRQVMLDHQFSEEELDAIVADIDAEIDGAVAAALAADLPGPEELAIDVFETPLVEAR; from the coding sequence ATGAGCACGATCGACCGGGCCAAGCTGCTCGACATCTATACCCGCACCATGAAGGTGAACCGGACCGACGAGAAGTTCCGGTCGCTCCTGATGCAGGGCAAGGTTGCGGTGATGTACTACTGCGTCCGGGGCCAGGAACTGGTCTCGGCCGCGGCTATGGCGGCGCTGACCGACGATGACTACGTGGTCTGCACTTATCGCGGGCAGGGCGAACAGACCGCCAAGGGCATCCCGCCAGAGCTGTGGTGGGCCGAATGCCTCGGCAAGGTGACCGGCACCTGCAAGGGCAAGGGCGGGACCATGCACATCACCTACCCTGAAAAGGGCATCATGGTGACGACTGGCGTGGTCGGATCGGGCCTGCCGATTGCGACGGGCCTGGCCATGGCCAGCCAGAACAACGGCGATGGCAAGGTTACCCTGGTCAGCTTCGGCGATGGCGCGGCCAATATCGGCGGCTTCCATGAAGCGATGAACATGGCCCAGCTCTACAAGCTGCCGGTCGTCTTCCTGTGCCAGAACAACCGTTATGGCGAGCACACCGCCTTTGCCGATCACACCAGTAGCGAATCGATCTCGGCCCGTGCGGCCGGTTACGGGATGCGCGGCGTGCTGGTGGACGGCAACGATGTGAACGCGGTCTATCCGGCGGTGCAGGAAGCGGTGGACCGCGCGCGCGCGGGTGAAGGCCCGACCCTGGTCGAAGCGATGTGCTACCGGATGATGGGCCACTTCTTTGGCGCGGACTTCTCCTACATGCCCAAGGAACACCTGGCCGAAATGCAGCGCGAGGATCCGCTGCCCAAGCTGCGGCAGGTGATGCTCGATCACCAGTTCAGCGAGGAAGAGCTCGACGCCATCGTTGCAGATATCGATGCCGAGATTGACGGCGCCGTCGCCGCCGCGCTCGCCGCCGACCTGCCGGGGCCAGAGGAACTGGCGATCGATGTGTTCGAAACCCCGCTGGTGGAGGCACGCTGA
- a CDS encoding alpha-ketoacid dehydrogenase subunit beta codes for MAEITLAQALNKAIDEAMAEDAGVFCLGEDVSAKQGGGVFKITSGLTEKYGEHRVRATPISETAIVGAAVGAALAGQRPIAEIMLMNFVGVCMDQIVNHAAKLRFMSGGQTNVPLVIRTTTGVGVGFGGQHSDMLEAWFAHVAGIHVVTPSNAADARGLMRAAIDCNDPVIFIENILCYGLKAEDPGPGYRVPLGKAAVAREGSDISLITYGRTVLDALAVADELAKEGISVEVIDLRTIAPYDEATVLASVRKTGLAITLHEAVRPFGTGAELAANIQEKCWDSLKGPVRRIGGTFSPVPFATVLEQAWIPNKGQIIGQIKAALGKG; via the coding sequence ATGGCCGAGATTACCCTGGCGCAGGCGCTCAACAAAGCGATTGATGAGGCCATGGCCGAGGACGCAGGCGTGTTCTGCCTGGGTGAGGACGTTTCCGCCAAGCAGGGCGGCGGCGTGTTCAAGATCACCTCGGGCCTGACCGAAAAGTACGGCGAGCACCGCGTCCGCGCGACGCCCATCTCGGAAACCGCCATCGTTGGCGCGGCGGTCGGCGCGGCGCTGGCCGGGCAGCGGCCAATTGCCGAGATCATGCTGATGAACTTCGTTGGCGTTTGCATGGATCAGATCGTCAACCATGCGGCCAAGCTGCGCTTCATGTCCGGCGGGCAGACCAACGTGCCGCTGGTGATCCGTACCACCACCGGGGTCGGCGTTGGCTTTGGCGGGCAGCACTCGGACATGCTCGAGGCCTGGTTCGCGCACGTTGCCGGCATTCACGTGGTAACGCCGTCCAACGCCGCCGACGCGCGCGGGCTGATGCGCGCGGCGATCGACTGCAACGATCCGGTGATCTTCATCGAGAATATCCTGTGTTACGGCCTCAAGGCTGAAGATCCGGGTCCGGGCTACCGCGTGCCGCTGGGCAAGGCCGCAGTCGCGCGTGAAGGCAGCGACATCTCGCTGATCACCTATGGCCGCACCGTGCTCGATGCTCTGGCTGTGGCGGATGAGCTGGCCAAGGAAGGCATCTCGGTCGAAGTGATCGACCTGCGCACCATTGCCCCGTACGACGAGGCGACGGTGCTGGCCTCGGTCCGCAAGACCGGGCTGGCGATCACCCTGCACGAAGCGGTCCGCCCGTTCGGTACCGGCGCGGAGCTGGCCGCCAATATCCAGGAAAAGTGCTGGGACAGCCTGAAGGGCCCGGTCCGCCGGATCGGCGGGACATTCTCACCCGTACCCTTCGCGACCGTGTTGGAACAGGCCTGGATCCCGAACAAGGGCCAGATCATCGGCCAGATCAAGGCCGCGCTGGGGAAGGGCTGA
- a CDS encoding biotin/lipoyl-containing protein — MATEIRIPKLGMSATEMTLLEWMFGDGDQVTEGEVIYTVETDKTTAEIEAQASGIIRPTGEEGAVYQVGDLIGTIE; from the coding sequence ATGGCGACGGAAATCCGCATTCCCAAGCTCGGCATGAGCGCCACCGAAATGACCCTGCTCGAATGGATGTTCGGCGATGGCGATCAGGTGACCGAGGGCGAGGTGATCTACACCGTTGAAACCGACAAGACGACCGCCGAGATCGAGGCCCAGGCTTCGGGCATCATCCGCCCGACCGGTGAGGAAGGCGCGGTCTATCAGGTTGGCGATCTGATCGGGACGATCGAGTGA
- a CDS encoding nuclear transport factor 2 family protein encodes MTGPAGLLLAEVYRLAGLRDWDGVAALCAPDFVVHEAPGLPYGGEWRGQDALQRVATAMYGTWETAKVDIHEIVGGEEWGVVVLTLTMTSKRTGRTFSQTVNEAGRFKDGILQELRIHYFDAAEVAAEA; translated from the coding sequence GTGACCGGTCCGGCGGGGCTCTTGCTGGCCGAGGTCTATCGCCTCGCCGGCCTGCGCGACTGGGACGGCGTGGCCGCGCTTTGTGCGCCGGACTTCGTGGTCCACGAGGCCCCGGGGCTGCCCTACGGCGGCGAATGGCGCGGGCAGGATGCGCTGCAACGCGTGGCGACTGCGATGTACGGCACGTGGGAGACCGCCAAGGTCGACATCCACGAGATCGTCGGCGGCGAGGAATGGGGCGTCGTTGTCCTCACCCTGACCATGACCTCGAAACGCACCGGTCGCACCTTCAGCCAGACCGTCAACGAGGCAGGCCGGTTCAAGGATGGTATCCTGCAGGAACTGCGGATCCATTACTTCGACGCCGCCGAAGTGGCGGCGGAGGCCTGA
- a CDS encoding SDR family oxidoreductase: protein MAIRKVIVLGASGDQGIPLVNSLQRRGFAVTAGARRADAMANTPFPDLKTVHADITDSASLAAAFAGQDALVMHLPFEFDRAKAAAMGATIAAGARGSGLQKIVFNTSCFIADHDLDLTAHDGRRDIERALAETGIPCVFIEPTVFMDNIIRVWTKPSIVNRGVFPYPAAPELKISWIALSDVAEYMAAALETDRADGCHVPVGGPEALTGDEVALRLSAEVGKTIQFRSLEPDDFAANMSELVTGSRELLPGTPYAGMAKFYRFYNTQPQSPLVVDPRETAKLLDVEPLRMSVWLKQWDWTKPT from the coding sequence ATGGCCATTCGCAAGGTTATCGTCCTGGGCGCTTCGGGCGACCAAGGCATCCCGCTGGTCAATTCGCTGCAGCGGCGCGGCTTTGCCGTGACCGCCGGGGCGCGCCGGGCCGATGCTATGGCGAACACGCCCTTCCCCGATCTCAAAACGGTCCACGCCGATATCACCGACAGCGCCAGCCTGGCCGCCGCCTTTGCCGGCCAGGACGCGCTGGTGATGCATCTGCCGTTCGAATTCGACCGTGCGAAAGCCGCTGCCATGGGCGCAACCATCGCCGCCGGAGCACGCGGATCGGGGCTGCAGAAGATCGTCTTCAACACCAGCTGCTTCATCGCCGATCACGATCTGGACCTGACCGCCCACGATGGCCGCCGCGATATCGAGCGAGCGCTGGCGGAAACAGGCATTCCGTGCGTGTTCATCGAACCGACCGTGTTCATGGACAATATCATCCGGGTCTGGACCAAGCCCTCGATCGTCAACCGCGGGGTCTTTCCCTATCCGGCCGCGCCGGAGCTGAAGATCAGCTGGATCGCGTTGTCGGACGTCGCCGAATACATGGCCGCCGCGCTGGAGACTGACCGCGCCGATGGTTGCCATGTCCCCGTCGGCGGGCCGGAAGCGCTGACCGGCGATGAAGTGGCGTTGCGGCTATCGGCCGAGGTCGGCAAGACAATCCAGTTCCGCAGCCTGGAACCCGACGATTTCGCCGCCAACATGAGCGAGCTGGTCACCGGCTCGCGCGAGCTGCTGCCCGGCACGCCCTATGCCGGGATGGCCAAGTTCTACCGCTTCTACAACACGCAGCCACAAAGCCCGCTGGTGGTCGACCCGCGCGAAACCGCGAAGCTGCTTGATGTCGAACCGCTGCGGATGAGCGTCTGGCTCAAGCAGTGGGACTGGACCAAGCCGACCTGA
- a CDS encoding aromatic ring-hydroxylating oxygenase subunit alpha, translating to MNEVTKIEREDRCPGMTYTEMLEGDTRRVPDYLFEESNIDMPDDPISIEPYISEDFARAERERMWPNVWLFAARTDEMPDPGDTVVFEINEKSFLLVRQQDGSVRGFYNVCLHRGRKLMTKSGRATQLRCPFHGFTWNNDGSLKEIPCAWDFKHLEGKEMGLPEVRVNVWQGFVMITENSSIPDFKEWLGPAADHYDAYDFENRYTGMWVARKVPANWKATAEAFMEAWHSITTHPQLLPFLGDANTRYDLIGDNFNRAITPSGVLSPHMSGKSQQFILDKMGEFSGGSDASTNRRFSASTGDNPIDENDPLQARKLLAEASRQGFQAQYGYDYSDKSDAEILDNFTYNIFPNFSPWIGYLPTLVYRWLPGDTPDWCTMEIRLLFPTPKGQERPRAVEKTVIPEDQPFAWAKDKMGEALAGVFDQDLANLPHVQTGMKASANGVMELGHYQDSRVRHFQTTLMKYINGELPG from the coding sequence ATGAACGAAGTGACCAAGATCGAGCGTGAAGATCGTTGTCCTGGAATGACCTATACCGAGATGCTTGAGGGCGATACTCGGCGGGTGCCGGATTACCTGTTCGAAGAATCGAACATCGACATGCCGGACGATCCGATTTCGATCGAGCCCTATATCAGCGAGGACTTTGCGCGGGCAGAGCGTGAGCGGATGTGGCCCAACGTCTGGCTGTTCGCCGCGCGCACGGATGAAATGCCCGATCCGGGCGATACCGTGGTGTTCGAGATCAACGAAAAGTCATTCCTGCTGGTCCGCCAGCAGGATGGCAGCGTCCGCGGCTTCTACAACGTCTGCTTGCACCGTGGTCGCAAGCTGATGACCAAGTCGGGCCGCGCTACCCAGCTGCGCTGCCCCTTCCACGGCTTTACCTGGAATAACGACGGTAGCTTGAAGGAAATTCCCTGCGCCTGGGACTTCAAGCACCTGGAAGGCAAGGAGATGGGCCTGCCCGAAGTGCGGGTAAATGTCTGGCAGGGCTTCGTGATGATCACGGAGAACAGTTCGATCCCCGATTTCAAGGAATGGCTGGGCCCGGCGGCCGACCATTACGACGCCTATGATTTCGAGAACCGCTACACCGGCATGTGGGTGGCGCGGAAGGTACCGGCCAACTGGAAGGCCACGGCGGAGGCCTTCATGGAGGCCTGGCATTCCATCACCACGCACCCCCAGCTGCTCCCCTTCCTGGGCGATGCCAATACTCGCTACGACCTGATCGGCGACAACTTCAACCGTGCGATCACGCCTTCGGGCGTGCTCAGCCCGCATATGAGCGGCAAGAGCCAGCAGTTTATCCTCGACAAGATGGGCGAGTTTTCGGGCGGCAGCGATGCCAGCACCAACCGCCGCTTTAGCGCAAGCACAGGGGATAACCCGATCGACGAGAACGACCCGCTCCAGGCCCGCAAGCTTCTTGCCGAAGCAAGCCGCCAGGGCTTCCAGGCGCAGTACGGCTATGACTATTCGGACAAGTCCGACGCTGAGATCCTCGACAATTTCACCTACAACATCTTCCCCAATTTCTCGCCGTGGATCGGCTATCTGCCGACCCTGGTCTATCGCTGGCTGCCGGGCGACACGCCCGACTGGTGCACGATGGAAATCCGCCTGCTGTTCCCGACGCCAAAAGGCCAGGAGCGTCCGCGCGCGGTCGAGAAGACCGTGATCCCCGAGGACCAGCCCTTCGCCTGGGCCAAGGACAAGATGGGCGAGGCGCTGGCCGGGGTGTTCGATCAGGACCTGGCCAACCTGCCGCATGTCCAGACCGGGATGAAGGCCTCGGCCAATGGTGTGATGGAGCTGGGCCACTATCAGGACAGCCGCGTGCGTCATTTCCAGACCACGCTGATGAAATACATCAACGGGGAGCTGCCGGGCTAA
- a CDS encoding VOC family protein — protein sequence MAVKGLARLGPVMQLAWLPEDFDAALDHWTKTMGVGPFFIMENIALADMRYMGEPTNAVFTLALSYWGDVQIELIRPENDAPSIYNGPYAVRDRMHHVCLLVDDIADGYAACAEHGAKILVEGKVGDSGGVIYADPGNGPGSVVEILQPQPGTADLFNMMKQAAAAWDGSDPIRKLG from the coding sequence ATGGCCGTCAAGGGACTCGCCCGGCTTGGCCCCGTCATGCAGCTGGCCTGGCTGCCCGAAGACTTTGACGCAGCGCTGGACCACTGGACGAAGACCATGGGCGTCGGTCCGTTCTTCATCATGGAGAACATCGCGCTGGCCGATATGCGCTATATGGGTGAGCCGACCAATGCGGTGTTTACCCTCGCGCTGTCCTATTGGGGCGATGTCCAGATCGAGCTGATCCGGCCCGAGAATGACGCACCGTCGATCTACAACGGACCCTATGCGGTGCGCGACCGGATGCACCACGTTTGCTTGCTGGTTGATGATATCGCCGATGGCTATGCCGCCTGTGCCGAACATGGGGCAAAGATCCTGGTCGAAGGCAAGGTTGGTGACAGCGGCGGGGTGATCTATGCCGATCCGGGCAACGGGCCCGGCTCGGTGGTCGAAATCCTGCAGCCGCAGCCAGGCACGGCCGACCTGTTCAACATGATGAAGCAGGCCGCCGCCGCCTGGGACGGCAGCGACCCGATTCGCAAATTGGGCTGA
- a CDS encoding helix-turn-helix transcriptional regulator: MSEEAVSGNVVELRTPLGRENASQLLELVTIRCLEDIHDAAVAMARIAQERGLQVAMCDDISSKEPMVDAEGTILNADIFRWLDEGARWWEDHRLALHSPLPRACRYESEPFWANRHGFHGYWRNSYLDDMDIVDFERRALCKAAIVVPVHLPFGQISANSFISMDREKEDLSAEFAEHGNLLAQLTRRFVAGYVQAHRTKRRIRSDCVLSKREVECLRWAAIGKTDKEISMILGRSHATIRYHIHRAGEKLDSVNRAQTIFKAGQLGYLGASD; this comes from the coding sequence GTGAGCGAGGAAGCCGTTTCCGGCAATGTCGTCGAACTGCGTACGCCGCTCGGGCGGGAGAATGCGTCCCAGTTGCTCGAACTGGTGACGATCCGTTGCCTTGAAGACATTCACGATGCCGCCGTGGCCATGGCCCGGATCGCGCAGGAGCGTGGCCTGCAGGTGGCGATGTGCGACGACATTTCATCGAAGGAACCGATGGTCGATGCCGAAGGCACGATCCTCAACGCCGACATCTTCCGCTGGCTCGATGAAGGTGCGCGCTGGTGGGAGGACCACCGCCTGGCGCTGCATTCCCCCCTACCCCGCGCCTGCCGTTATGAAAGCGAGCCGTTCTGGGCCAACCGCCACGGCTTTCACGGCTATTGGCGCAACTCCTACCTCGATGACATGGACATTGTCGATTTTGAGCGCCGTGCCCTGTGCAAGGCGGCGATCGTGGTGCCGGTCCACCTGCCGTTTGGTCAGATTTCGGCCAACAGCTTCATCTCCATGGACCGCGAGAAGGAAGACTTGTCGGCCGAATTTGCGGAGCACGGCAATTTGCTGGCCCAGCTGACCCGGCGCTTTGTCGCGGGCTATGTCCAGGCGCATCGCACCAAGCGGCGGATCCGGTCGGACTGCGTCCTGTCAAAGCGCGAGGTTGAATGCCTGCGCTGGGCGGCTATCGGCAAGACCGACAAGGAAATCAGCATGATCCTGGGCCGGAGCCATGCCACGATCCGCTATCACATCCACCGCGCGGGCGAAAAGCTGGACTCGGTCAACCGCGCCCAGACGATCTTCAAGGCCGGCCAGCTCGGCTACCTCGGCGCCAGCGACTGA
- a CDS encoding acyl-CoA dehydrogenase family protein — protein MDMDFSPEDLAFREEVRAFLAESLPEHLKVGARRTPGVFVEPDIGLEWHKILYRKGWVAPHWPKEDGGTGWTPTQRFIFEKECALAGAPALSILGLRLVGPVICHFGTQEQKDRFLPGILAGEVYWCQGYSEPGSGSDLASLKTAARLEGDEYVINGSKIWTTHAHHADWIFALTRTNPEVKKQAGITFLLVPMDQPGVEVSPIVSMSGDHEVNQVFFTDARTGVENRIGEEGQGWTIAKFLLENERGGSCFAPRLLQGIAELEELARTQPSGVNGAMAKDPRFRDRLARARLDAEALEVTELRILAELAKGRQPGPQTSLCKLLGSNIGQTLDTLRLDLLGYDGLQLPPERPLYGNEGPEPVGSERAQIAMARYLNNRAATIFGGSDETQKNIIAKSVLGL, from the coding sequence ATGGACATGGACTTCTCACCTGAGGATCTGGCCTTCCGCGAAGAGGTACGTGCCTTCCTCGCCGAAAGCCTGCCCGAGCACCTCAAGGTCGGCGCGCGGCGCACGCCCGGCGTCTTCGTCGAGCCGGACATTGGCCTTGAATGGCACAAGATCCTTTACCGCAAGGGCTGGGTCGCGCCGCACTGGCCCAAGGAAGACGGCGGCACCGGCTGGACCCCGACCCAGCGCTTCATTTTCGAAAAGGAATGCGCGCTGGCCGGCGCGCCAGCGCTCTCGATCCTGGGACTGCGGCTGGTCGGCCCGGTGATCTGCCACTTCGGCACGCAGGAGCAGAAGGACCGGTTCCTGCCCGGCATCCTCGCCGGTGAGGTCTATTGGTGCCAGGGCTATTCCGAACCCGGCAGCGGATCCGACCTCGCCTCGCTGAAAACCGCGGCACGGCTTGAGGGCGACGAGTACGTGATCAACGGCTCCAAGATCTGGACCACCCACGCGCACCATGCCGACTGGATCTTTGCCCTGACCCGGACCAATCCCGAGGTGAAAAAGCAGGCCGGGATCACTTTCCTGTTGGTGCCGATGGACCAGCCGGGGGTTGAGGTTTCGCCGATCGTTTCGATGTCGGGCGATCACGAGGTCAATCAGGTGTTCTTCACCGATGCCCGCACCGGCGTCGAAAACCGGATCGGCGAGGAAGGCCAGGGCTGGACCATCGCCAAGTTCCTGCTGGAAAACGAACGGGGCGGATCGTGCTTTGCCCCGCGCCTGCTGCAGGGCATTGCCGAGCTGGAAGAACTGGCGCGGACCCAGCCTTCGGGCGTCAACGGCGCCATGGCCAAGGATCCGCGCTTCCGCGACCGGCTGGCCCGCGCCCGGCTTGATGCCGAAGCGCTGGAAGTGACCGAGCTGCGCATCCTGGCCGAACTGGCCAAGGGCCGCCAGCCGGGGCCGCAGACTTCGCTATGCAAGCTGCTGGGTTCCAACATCGGCCAGACGCTCGATACACTGCGACTGGACCTGCTTGGCTACGATGGCCTGCAATTGCCGCCGGAGCGGCCGCTCTATGGCAACGAAGGGCCCGAGCCGGTCGGCAGCGAGCGGGCGCAGATCGCAATGGCGCGCTATCTCAACAACCGCGCGGCGACGATTTTTGGCGGTTCGGACGAAACGCAAAAGAACATTATTGCCAAGTCCGTACTCGGTCTCTGA
- a CDS encoding ThuA domain-containing protein, with the protein MSQTPPARIDAHFVAAGKYHDIDHARLEVLKLLAEHPQIRTTVACNYGDIERLKACQFLVTYTCDLMPSPEEAAAIRAWLEQGGKWLALHGTNSILVFTESGLVDAPNDRPDVMDMLGTQFKAHPPIGPFRVEVCNHDHELSRGIADFDVVDELYLSHTTAEIDVLMQTRFEGEATGFIDGQWADTVVPILYTRDIGQGRIVYNTLGHCRGHYDLPGMADFYPHPEKCAWNYDVYYDLLRRGIAWAMRAEA; encoded by the coding sequence ATGAGCCAGACACCCCCCGCCCGGATCGACGCGCATTTCGTGGCCGCCGGCAAGTATCACGATATCGACCATGCCCGGCTCGAAGTGCTCAAACTGCTGGCTGAACACCCGCAGATCCGCACCACCGTGGCCTGCAATTATGGCGATATCGAGCGGCTCAAGGCCTGCCAGTTCCTGGTAACTTACACCTGTGATCTGATGCCCAGCCCTGAAGAAGCCGCCGCGATCCGCGCCTGGCTGGAACAGGGCGGGAAATGGCTGGCGCTGCACGGCACCAATTCGATCCTGGTCTTCACCGAAAGCGGCCTGGTCGATGCGCCGAATGACCGGCCCGACGTGATGGACATGCTGGGCACCCAGTTCAAGGCGCACCCGCCAATCGGCCCGTTCAGGGTCGAGGTGTGCAACCACGATCACGAGCTGAGCCGCGGGATTGCCGATTTCGACGTGGTTGACGAGCTCTATCTCTCCCACACCACGGCCGAGATCGACGTGCTGATGCAGACCCGCTTCGAAGGCGAGGCGACCGGCTTCATCGATGGCCAGTGGGCCGATACGGTCGTGCCGATCCTCTACACCCGCGACATCGGCCAGGGGCGGATCGTCTACAACACTTTGGGTCATTGCCGCGGTCATTATGACCTGCCAGGCATGGCCGACTTCTATCCGCACCCGGAAAAGTGCGCGTGGAACTATGACGTCTATTACGACTTGCTGCGCCGGGGCATCGCCTGGGCAATGCGGGCCGAAGCCTGA
- a CDS encoding SDR family NAD(P)-dependent oxidoreductase has product MGKMDGKVALVSGGAEGIGATVGRMIVAEGGSVMLADVQIDKARALAAELGDRAEAIELDVRDLDAWQRAVDATVERFGKLTVLCNIAGISEPGNVPDGSLDVWQRTIDINLNGPYYGCRAAIPAMEKSAEPCAIVNIGSMIAIRAAAFVAAYSASKAGLIGLTRSIALDCAERGLPIRANMVHPGAIRTPMYNRYKFSGADTPENIETNFAATHPMNRIGEPEEVAKAVVFLASDDASFTTGCDFTVDGGGSIRS; this is encoded by the coding sequence ATGGGGAAGATGGACGGCAAGGTTGCGCTGGTTTCCGGCGGTGCCGAGGGAATCGGGGCTACAGTCGGGCGGATGATCGTGGCCGAAGGTGGCAGCGTAATGCTGGCCGACGTGCAGATCGACAAGGCCCGCGCGCTCGCCGCCGAACTGGGTGACCGGGCCGAGGCGATCGAGCTTGATGTGCGCGATCTCGATGCTTGGCAACGCGCGGTCGATGCCACGGTCGAGCGGTTCGGCAAACTGACCGTGCTGTGCAACATCGCCGGGATTTCCGAACCCGGCAACGTGCCGGACGGCTCGCTCGACGTCTGGCAGCGGACGATCGATATCAACCTCAACGGCCCCTACTATGGCTGCCGGGCTGCGATCCCGGCGATGGAAAAGTCGGCCGAGCCCTGCGCCATCGTCAACATCGGTTCAATGATCGCGATCCGCGCCGCCGCTTTCGTCGCGGCCTACAGCGCCTCAAAGGCCGGCCTCATTGGTCTGACCCGCTCGATCGCGCTCGACTGTGCCGAGCGCGGGTTGCCGATCCGGGCTAACATGGTCCACCCCGGCGCGATCCGCACGCCAATGTACAATCGTTACAAGTTCTCCGGCGCCGACACGCCCGAGAACATCGAAACGAATTTCGCCGCGACGCATCCGATGAACCGGATCGGGGAGCCCGAGGAAGTGGCCAAGGCGGTCGTCTTCCTTGCCAGCGACGATGCCAGCTTCACCACCGGCTGCGACTTTACGGTCGACGGCGGCGGTTCAATCAGGTCCTGA
- a CDS encoding thiolase family protein yields MSDVYIIGAGIHPFGRTDHRSGRDQGVYAVRQALDDAGLEWSDIQCAYGGSAASGSADIMVNELGLTGVPFINVANGCATGGSSLASAQYAVASGAYDLALATGFDKHDRGAFNADPKSYGLPEWYGQTGMMLTTQFFALKIQRYMQLHGISRRTLGLVAEKAFRNGAKTDHAWRRSEVDLDTILNAPMINDPLTKYMFCSPAEGGVALILASEKKMRELGADGVKIANIAVRTRPPNSFEVFQPAISIEEGGKPTVLASKAAFEGAGIGPEDVDVAQLQDTESGAEIMHMAENGFCKDGDQEQWLAEGRTEITGKLPVNTDGGCLACGEPIGASGLRQIYENVQQLRGRGGARQVPTQPKVGYSHVYGAPGLAAVAILQR; encoded by the coding sequence ATGAGCGACGTCTATATCATCGGCGCGGGGATCCACCCGTTTGGCCGCACCGACCACCGCAGCGGGCGTGATCAGGGCGTTTACGCCGTGCGCCAGGCACTTGACGATGCGGGCCTGGAATGGAGCGACATCCAGTGCGCCTATGGCGGCTCGGCCGCATCGGGCTCTGCCGATATCATGGTCAACGAACTGGGGCTGACCGGTGTGCCGTTCATCAATGTCGCCAATGGCTGCGCGACGGGCGGCAGCTCGCTCGCTTCGGCGCAATATGCCGTGGCCTCAGGCGCCTATGACCTGGCGCTCGCCACCGGGTTCGACAAGCATGATCGCGGCGCCTTCAACGCCGACCCCAAATCCTATGGTCTGCCCGAATGGTACGGCCAGACCGGGATGATGCTGACCACCCAGTTCTTCGCGCTGAAGATCCAGCGCTATATGCAACTCCACGGGATCAGCCGCCGGACTCTCGGTCTGGTCGCCGAGAAGGCCTTCCGCAACGGCGCCAAGACCGACCATGCCTGGCGCCGCAGCGAGGTCGATCTCGATACGATCCTGAACGCGCCGATGATCAACGATCCGCTGACCAAGTACATGTTCTGCTCGCCGGCCGAAGGCGGGGTGGCGCTGATCCTGGCGAGCGAAAAGAAGATGCGCGAACTGGGTGCCGATGGGGTCAAGATCGCCAATATCGCGGTGCGGACCCGCCCACCCAACTCGTTCGAAGTGTTCCAGCCGGCTATCAGTATCGAGGAAGGCGGCAAGCCGACCGTGCTCGCTTCCAAGGCCGCCTTCGAAGGTGCAGGGATCGGGCCTGAGGATGTCGACGTGGCCCAGCTTCAGGATACCGAAAGCGGGGCAGAGATCATGCACATGGCGGAAAACGGCTTCTGCAAGGACGGCGACCAGGAACAGTGGCTGGCCGAAGGCCGGACCGAGATCACCGGCAAGCTGCCGGTCAACACCGATGGCGGCTGCCTGGCCTGCGGCGAACCGATCGGCGCCTCGGGCCTGCGCCAGATCTATGAGAACGTGCAGCAACTGCGCGGCAGAGGCGGGGCACGGCAGGTGCCGACCCAGCCCAAGGTGGGCTATAGCCACGTTTACGGTGCGCCGGGCCTGGCGGCCGTGGCAATTCTGCAGCGATAG